The region CGGATAGTCGAAAAAGGGATGTATCAGATTTATAGGGTCGACATAAATACGACGCCGTTTATTGTAATTCGAAAAGTTGCGATGACTTACTTTGGAAAAACAATGGGTAGTATGAAGCGAGGTGACGAGGTGGTCAGACTGAAATGCACCATTCAGCGGGTCGATGAACAAAACAAAAAGTCAAATATTTTGTTTCTACAAGCATTAGCCGAAGAGCGTGTAGCCCTTCAGGTGTGGTTTCGTCACGAAAAGTCCAGATGTATTCTACCGATTCGTGAGTTGTGAGGCCGTACTGACAGCGTGGGCTCGTCCGAAGTGATAGAAGGCCAAATTGAACTTGCCGCTAACAACGAACGAATCGGCTATAATTAGCTCGTTGGTAATGTCGTAAGACAATACCTGATTATTTTCGGGGTTCATATTGTCCTCCCTTTTTGCTCCTTCTCTCGGCATGCCTTCCGATGAAAACGCTTATTCCTACTAAGAAGGAAATGATCAGCAGGCTTACAACTAAGAAAATTATGAACTGATGTTGAGTAAAAAGATGAAAGAAGTCTGTTTCTTGCTCCATTTTCGTTATTAGATATGTGTCTCGTGACACGCAAAGCCCTCGCGTTCGGTTTGGGCGGTTAGGTGTGAGATCTTAAACTCGCTCGTGCATGAATCGTGGACACGTTGCAGAACGTCGTCGTGTTCGGCTCCCTCGGCAAGCACGGCGTGGACGCTCAAGGCATTTACGCCCGATGTAAGCGACCATACGTGAAGGTCGTGAATCTCGGCAACGCCTTCGATCTTTGAAAGTTTGTCTCGCACGTTGGCTATGTTTACGTCAGACGG is a window of Chloracidobacterium sp. DNA encoding:
- a CDS encoding DUF2911 domain-containing protein; the encoded protein is MNVKLFLGFAVSIAVVILFSIPGFAQKEKTIGIDKEGEFHVSSPIRIGDRIVEKGMYQIYRVDINTTPFIVIRKVAMTYFGKTMGSMKRGDEVVRLKCTIQRVDEQNKKSNILFLQALAEERVALQVWFRHEKSRCILPIREL